The DNA region TTTTTTGTTACTGCAGTTGATCTGTTAGATTGCACCCTTGTTCACTGTTCACCACTCAACTTTTTTATAATTTACAATTATGTGAATGTATTTGTGGGTCTTTTATGGGAATATTTCCTATTTGTACCCATgttttttgaatgaataaataaataaataaatcttcgaaaagacatttttcaaaaactgaaaatttcaatcagcgATAAGTCcttttatattcgtctgattaaATTGGGATTTcaagttctataatcagcgttgcctaggcttccaccctagcacaaaaactctatctgtaaaatctcgatttttgggtcaataatgatcgaggtgttagaccccctaaaatgacctatttgcacttCTGTCTAAAAACCAGGTTGTTTTACTACTGTCCGaggatatgaagtgcatagaagttgttttgtagatatcggaaaacctaacagttgatgcttcaatagagaattgcactccaaaaATAGAATAGAGATTGCATTAtatgaaaaaaaagaatttcacTGTTGCAAAAGCCAAAAAAATTGTTACTACATGCTATTCTTGATGCCATCGGCAGTAGTTTTCAGGTAAATTGATCCAATGATGAAAAACAGCATTGTACTGGTGTGAAGAATAGTctattcaaattcataactTTATTCAAGTATAGGAACGtgagaaaagtaaaaaaagctCGTTATTATGTTTCAAAGGATCGATGAATTCTAATAAATTATATTCATCTTCTATATCTTTTTTTCCTTATTCCATAATTCCTGATAATATTATCCAAATGCATTTAAAAATTCATCAGACTTAGAAAGAGAATAAAAAAACGTCGGAATATATAAACTTCCACTAGTAATAAAGttccattttcatttattcaattaattTCACACAATAACATTATCTGATTAAAAATCTACAATCCAGTGAAAAGATGtgattcaataaaatttctcaTAAATGCCAAAAGTTTTGAATATCATTTGAGTTTACATCTCACAATCGAAATGAAAGGGTCGTTCTGTCTATAATTATGAGATGGACATGAGGAAAGACATTgccatctgtaaaaaaaaatataattaaaatCTATATGAATGTATAATACCATGGTGTATTAAACCTGAATGATCATACAAAATTTGCGAAGGTAGAATTCTTTCAACCCAGAAATCTTTGTTCAAAATTATCGAACAAATTTCTTGAAGTAGGTACATACATACTTCATGTAGATTGATGGAGTAATTTGTAATTTaaatgatatcgattgaaattcaatttaaatGATCCTCGTCAACTTCCCACTGATACGAAGTCAAATCTgctagttttgaaaaatttcaaaaacaatgtATCGTTGAAGTATACTATACACTGTGTCCAttttcaaataagaaaaaatgcaaaaaaaaattgccaCTACCACCTTCTTAATTCTTTTGCACTGCAAGTAAGTATATAGGTATAGAAATATATAGGCACAAAAAGTAcatattatatgaattctcCTATACAGTGCATACGATAGTCGGGAGTCGAATATTAACCCCAGTTGCCAGATACCTAGGTAGATTTTAggctatttgaattttttgtaaatgTAAATGTAAATGTGTGTATAACATTAAATTTATCTTTATTAAATAAATATGTATGTTACTGGCCAAACCTGATATCAGTGAATAAAACATTGAATGTTATCAAGCCCACTATAATAGTCCTCGTGAAAATAAGGGaaacaataaatatttatatgtTACACTCCACAGGGCTGAATTTTTAACTTTCGTCGCAAATGATACAATTTTTATACTCAATATGTACGAGTTACCGATGCTGATTTTTATAGGTTGATTATATAAGAATCAATGTTGCCTTTAACTTGCGAGTGTAATTCACTCGATAAactgaaaaactaaaaattaggccaattttagtttttttagtTCATCCGGTaacaaatacatattttcataatcaGATGAAGTAATATTCACTAAACGAATTAAACATACCTCTATAATGGCATATGTCATCGTAGCCCAAAAGATCATGGTGATAGAATACTATTATGAACGTTGggatttaaaatattttttttattgaaatctaTGACAAGAAATCAATCTTATAAGGAGCAAGAAGATATAAACACTTTTATTATGATAATGAGttatgaaattgaatttctttATTACACTTTTCCGATTAATTGCAAAAATCGTTAATcgaattcaattaatttttcattgggTAGGACGAAATGAATTCAAGTAGATGATTAATAACATTCAGTTTCAGGAACAATAGTTATATACATTCACAGAGcgtttcaaaaaacactgattacccgatcaacgatttgacagtcactcgatttccaaaaagaaatcactggtacattttcatttctgaatatagtgGTAACACTCGAGAATTATTCAATTGACGTATGTAGATCATAATTCGAtgtgagaatgatattctgaatggtTATGACTGAATTATGGGGTATCAATTAAAACATGATAGAAAGGATACATAGATAAACAGattcaaatgaaataattaaataatattcaatagAATGGCAACTACGAGGctctattgatatctagttagcctagaccagttccatgcatgaaaaaaatatagcaacgatcaataactcattagaagtgtcagtatgaagtttAATGtcgaaaagtaaaccagagttacgaaataaattaaaagaaagaagatgtccaccgaaattgtgaaaatcgaaaacttggagtatcgagtcatcatcaagtacctgtatttaaaagggttaagaggtaagcagatttacgaagatatactcaatacccttggtgatcaatgtccttcgtatgcgacagtgaaaaattggcctgcaagcttcaaaaggggtAAATTATACATTGTAGATGATGACCTATCGGGAAGGCCAgcttctgtgtcagtccccgaaaatattgatgcagttcatgacatgattttatcacaccgtcgaattggactaaaacggatatctgaagcattaaATATTTcacacgaacgcgttcatcatataattcacgtcaatttgtacatgagaaaaattgctgcaaaatgattCCCcatatgtttgaatgttgaccaaaagcgtagaagcatcgctttcgatctatgctcgatttgaaaacgatgttgacttcttaaaacgaatttttactatggatgaaacttgggtacatttctacgatccagaaacaaagcaacaatcgatggaatggcgacactctggttctccaacaccttagaagtttcgtgtccaaaaatctgctggaaaagttcttgtttcagttttttgaagtaatcatgattatgaagtaatcatgattgattttttggataagggtagaacaataactggacattactgaccactctacgggaaaaaattaaagagaaaagacgcggaaagctaaccaaagttgttttgttttcacaggacaacgcccctgcacacaaatctcatgttgccatgcaaaaaattcgtgatttagggtttgaattactagaacaccccccttattcaccagatttggctccatcacactatcatctctttcctcaactgaaaaaagtttaaaggtcgtaaattttcttccaacgaggaattaataaaagctgtggaggtctggtttgcagagcaagaagaaacattttttttaagttttggagattttgcaggttcgctgtaataaatgtatccaattaagaggagaatatgttgagtaataaaatatttcgacattgaaattttgtttgtttctatagtaggctaagaatttttcaatatatcctcgcatTACAACATCTCCCGAATATATTCATCTATGCTGtagtatacttttttctggagtAATTCCTTCCAatcttttcatatttttaaactCTGGAGGTAGGTATAGAATATTGGCAAACTGGAGTATCAAACATCCGATCCTGTCATTATTCTTATTCATAAATTCGGTTATTTAACAAATAAGAAAATTGCGaaggagaatgaaaacttttatgGCAAGAATCgttcatttcaattctttcctTTTCCGCACATTTCAACATGATATATAAGAATTACCGAATATAAAACTAAATCTTGAATTATCTTACCAgtatttgttaaaaaaaatggaTTTCAAAATCCCTGTGCTGAAATGTACCTGCATATTACTTTTTTTAGAAGCCACAGCCTCccattttttcacaaaaactgTGGAAAACTTCTCTATTGCTTTCATATTGACTGGCCCTATAAAGAAGTGTACTCACTGCAAGGGCGACTCGTCATAGGGGTCAAGGGAAatttagaaatttattttcagtccGCATGTTTATTTCTTACAACCATGTAGGTACATAATTACAACACGAAAAATCAGCACCTGGTAGTCAGTCGTCTATTGAGATATTGTCTAGCGTGATAACTCTGGAAAACGCCGCTTATCTCGGATCTAGTGaccattttgatgtcttccaaCGACCTTCGAAATTTCTGATTCTGGTTGTCCCTCTTCGAGTAGGTCCTCAGAGCACGTTCAGCCCAGGTTTGGGCTCGAGGAGGCTCCGTCCTGTACCCCTTTGATCGTTTCTCCAAGTAATCGAGGACATTGTCGTAGTAGCTGTACTGGTAATCGTACAGACATTTGTACTGCTGGAATTTCGGTCTAgaatgagaaaaataagtttGGATCTGTTCAAAACAACAGTTTGGTACCTCAAAGACTTACAAATTGGCTTATATCAGTTGAGAGGATTGATGAAAACGTGAtcaataatttaaaaatatgTAGTTGCTCGAAAGAAATGTCAGGTAAAACATATATATAAAAGTACAGTAGAAAAATGcataggtatactccattcacatttattttagcagtcggttggccatgaaataattttctcaagtttgtgtaactagaacggagtaaggttggcactcatgaaatgtcgttaatgtcataacgccgttgccacaactaatatcaatttttattacgaaaatgccgaaagtgattgaaaaagagagacagggtttcaggaagtgctatttggaattcaggtccgctcattcaaatagttatacactgatattctaaaatccacaaaacGTCCAGACGGTAgctaacatattcaatgtaagagaatttatataatgtttcatctgaatctaaacgacttatatttcagctgaatattcccacaatcagaaagattgtaaatgaagaggataacaaagaatttccttctattgggagacccaaaaaagtggtggcatttgagaatttcatgtttgaattaatgcgaaaagtttactacaggattttcgatggatgtcatcgtagaataagttcccgaaaattgatttttctatttttcatttgacttgtcctatacattgtaaatgtcttaaggtaccaataaataccattattattatatcaatgatgaacagccacaaacacgcgccagttgtcttgttgattgtttattcatgtgaaatttttgttcaaagatgaagttcatcttgacttgaaacttccttcaattccttccacttatattgatgcaagatgatttttgttgaagaatttaacattcttgtaattgtcTGTTAATtcattcgggagatacccattcccaaccactgcatcatatgcatttcatcttcgggttaatatttttgaaatctacaactgatgtaacgtattcaaactttagccaaggaagataacgaacattaactctcctcaagctagtgcatattatgatattatactgatctcttgtattttccatgcaaataactggatttggtatgccttcaatcagtttgtataaacttcaattatgttcgtcacatattttccgaagagattcgacattgtgataaaatacgtaatatcagaaacttttacgtagaacgggcaacatagcgttgatttaaaacccaaaaatgttttgacaagcgtcataaccccacattttcgtactatacagagtgaaatgtgtcaaatttccatggccaaccgactgctaaaataaaagtgaatggagtatacctataAATGCAACAAAGGTATTATAATTTTgttcaagatgaaaatcaaaGTGAACTCATTTCTACTTGGTGATGGTGCACAAATGgtgaatgatttttttcaaattaaatgtAGCAATATAACTTGCCTccattctttgtttttttttccattataTGTTTAAAATCATTTATGTACCTACTCATACACAGCGTTGAGTTTTATGGGTACATTTGTGCTTtattccgtttttttttttcgtagtgTACTAATTACTGTTCAAAAAAATTAGTTATTTCAGGAAGAAATTGCTTTTGTACACTGTacttatttttaatattatcattaaaattttatcgaaaagtCTAGGGAGTATAGGATATGAGAATTTGATACGAATTTTGGAAAATGAGAACTCTTATATTTTTCCACGCTTAAGGCGTTAGCGACAATCAGGTtttaaaaagaaatttttttttaggatATATTGTGGACAAAAAGCTATTCTATTTTGTGAATGATAGTTTTCGTCAGCTAGTAGAAAATCAGGCACTAAGaattaaatttcttttgaaGTACTATCTCAAATCTCTGCCGCTAAattttatattctatatttGTTTCATATTTAATTTGAATAGCATATTATCATACCTATCATTCTCAAAAATCTTTtcgccatttttttcgaaatttcccaACATTTGTATGAATGGATGatttggatgaaattctcagatttattaccaaaagagttgctctttcagaatatgtatcacattctcATCTATGGTTATTGTTATtaagagataatccactcgaaaggtgactatcgaaaaatttccaaaaagatggaatcaattgaataatcgtcaagaccgtaCGGTTGAGCCAAGATGGATCTTCATATACCTAAACTATGGAAATAAGATACCTTTTATTAAAACGAAGAATTTAATCGTCAACAACTTAACAATATTAATTGTATTATACTCTATAATTTCATTTGTCAGCCGATACGTTCTGAACTTCATTCCTCTAAAGTCTATGTCactcaatgaaaattttccatgtTTTCATGAAACTCAATTTATCGATCACATCATGGATGACACCCTCCTACTCATGTATTCCTTCGAGTGGTAAGATATGAATGTTGACCGCCTGGTTTTCTTCTCGATCTTCTTCGCCATCTTGAGTTTTTCTTCTATCTCTCTTCTGTAAGACTCTAATTTGTCTATTTTACTGACATAAGTGCGTAATGCCCTTTCTGCCCATGTTTGAGGTCGGGGTATTTCTGAATTTAACCCCCTACTTTTTCTGTCCAAGTAGTCGATCACATCGTTATAGTAGCTATGTTGATAATCATACAGATAATTGTACTGTAGAAATTTCGGCCTGTAaagagatattttgaaaatgttggtgtgCTCTCATTGGATGATGTTGAACACTGAATGTTACGATGAAGTGGTATTAGCAGACTTGGACACATTGGTGATTCCTGATGACGTCTAAAATTAATCCACCCAAACGGGTTGAATTTTAAGATTAAGAATCTGAGGACCCCTTCGATAGACTCTGAACCGATTCGTACACTAagggccggtttcataattaaacctaaagtcgctttaattttaaagcttcctttaaccctactgaaaatgacactaaaggaagctcaaagtgactttaaattcgattatgaaattgGACGTAATTTAAGTTtctaaaaattgttttcatgaTGTGATTAGACAGctactatactgcattcacattcattttagcagtcggttggccatgaaataattttctcaagtttttgtaactagaacggagtagggttggcactcatgaaatgtcgttaatgtcataacgccgttgccacaactaatattacgaaatgtcgaaagtgattgaaaaaagagacagggtttcagaaagtgctatttagaattcaggtccgctcattcaaatagttatatcccgatattctgaaatccacaatacgtcagacggtagcgaacatattcaatgtaagagaatttatataatgtttcatctgaatctaaacgacttatatttcagttgaatatttccacagtcagaaagattgtgaatgaagaggatgacaaagaattcccTTCTATCAAGAGgctcaaaaaagtggtggcatttgagaattttatgtttgagtgaattaatacgaaaagtttactacagaattttcgatgaatgtcatcgtagaataagttcccgaaaattgatttttctctttttcatttgacttgtcctatacattgtaaatgtcttaaggtaccaatgaatacctaattattattattatctcaatgcattaagatgaacaaccACAAAGATGCGCCAgatgtcctgctaattgtttgtTTATGTGAAAGTTCATCTTAATTGAaaattcctttaattccttttacttatattgatgcaagatgtttttcgttgaagaatttaatatgcttgtaattatctgttaattccttcgggagatacccattcccaacctcaacaacatatgcattttatattcgggttaatatttttgcaatctacaactgatgtaaagtattcaaactagtgcatattatgatattatactgatctcttgtattttccatgcaaataactggatttggtttgccttcaatcagtttgtataaacttcaattatgttcgtcacatattttccgaagagttttgacattgtgataaaatacgtaataacagaaacttttacgtagaacgggctacatagcgttgatttaaaatccgaaaatgttttgacaagcgtcataaccccacattttcgtactatacagagtgaaatgtctcaaatttccatggccaaccgactgctaaaataaaagtgaatggagtatacagctcaattttttccgtgactcgtataaatattttaacagtagacattttttcctttacagctcagtttgaaagatacaggctgttgataaaccataaaaaatgtcggttttatcgattgaaatgaatgtcggaatatagtttttcattaattttatgAATCTTGTTccaaaatgttcaaaaatcaaaaagtatctgtgaaattcgaaaaattggttactttagctgaatacaactctgttaaaaagatccgcagatgtgtagtgtcacagattcagctagttattctgaagattattttgtttttcaagaggtggcacagctcattataaaaaattaaaatggctatatccttttatcagggccgaatcggaaaaaatggtataggaaaaaggtgtttcttcggacctcaagaatctactgttgaaaatttgtactaGTCAGGCTCACCCTGCATAGACAAAGTAATGATTCTAATTTGACGAATAGCTAGTACTCAAGTACTTGACAAAAGTTGAGATTTTTGCAGGGATATGAAGCAAAAACTCAACATTTTAGAATATTCTGAAATAAACATTCTTTGCCGCGAGATGAGCCTTTACACACCAAATATCCTAGGTATATTACGCAAACATATTacgaaacaaggaaaaaagcGCTGAAAGGTAACTGCCATGAATTCGAACCATTCAGCGCTTTTTTTACTTgtttaattatcgtaatatacgatatttGCAATCTTGGAACTtgagcatatggatgcatactgctatcagTGCTATCTTCACTATGAGAGTTAGGAAGTTGAATTGGGTTGGTCAGATGTCGCTACGGTGTATTTATATCTACATCATATCATTCATATCCGCTATTGACATCGAATAAAAGGGCTTTTCGTCGACGAAGGAGTTGTGTTGGTCtggcgaggtcaaatgagaccgaaagcATGGTCAACATCTACTCTTCTTCAATGGGACGTTTTTTTCCAGGGGGCTCCACATAATGGCAAATTGGATAGTTCGATTCAGACCGTAAGCTTTTTATTACATCGatggaatttttttgaaagagatctttgata from Coccinella septempunctata chromosome 1, icCocSept1.1, whole genome shotgun sequence includes:
- the LOC123320043 gene encoding flightin isoform X2, producing the protein MGDENDDWFTSMDEEPAPAPEPEKKGAKGAKPSEAAPQDQKEAAQSAEEQAQQEEAAAEDEYLDPDKLILFKHWIRPKFQQYKCLYDYQYSYYDNVLDYLEKRSKGYRTEPPRAQTWAERALRTYSKRDNQNQKFRRSLEDIKMVTRSEISGVFQSYHARQYLNRRLTTRC
- the LOC123320043 gene encoding flightin isoform X1; the encoded protein is MGDENDDWFTSMDEEPAPAPEPEKKGAKGAKPSEAAPQDQKEAAQSAEEQAQQEEAAAEDEYLDPDKLILFKHWIRPKFLQYNYLYDYQHSYYNDVIDYLDRKSRGLNSEIPRPQTWAERALRTYVSKIDKLESYRREIEEKLKMAKKIEKKTRRSTFISYHSKEYMSRRVSSMM